The genomic segment GGGTGGTGTTCGCGTAGATCTGGGCGGTGGCCAGGGCATCGCGGTGCGGGAAGGCGGTCGCGTCGGGAGCGAGTTCGGCGACGGCGCCGCCCATCGAGTCCAGGAGCAGGTCCAGCCCGACGCGGCCGGCCATCAGGCCCACCACGGCCTGTCCGTCCAGCGCGGCGGTCAGCACGCGGGAGACGGCGACGAATGCCTCGCGGGTCAGTCGTCCGCCCTCGGACGTCGGGTGGCACTGGGCGATGGTGTCGGTCGAACAACCGGCCATGTACTTCATCGCGTCCAGGTAGTTCTTCGCCTGCGCGCTGCGGGTTCCGGGCCGCGTTCCGACGGCGGCGATCAGCGTGTCCAGGAGCGGGTTCAGCGCGTCGGGCGTGCCGACGTAGCAGCCGCCCACGCGACACGTCGGCGGCGTGCCGCCGGAGATGACGCAGTTCGACCACAACTCCGGTCGCGCGTCCGCGATCCACTCCTGCCAGGCCCCGACCACCGAGGGCGTCGCGCCGGACGGGAAACGCAGCGAGAACACGGTGAGCGGGGGCGCCGGTTCCGAACGGAACGTGAACCGCGTGACCACCCCGAAGTTGCCGCCGCCCCCGCCGCGCAGCGCCCAGTAAAGGTCCGGCTCGGCGCAGTCGGACACGGTGAGCACGCGCGAGTCGGCGGTGACCACCTCGGCCTCGACCAGCCGGTCGCAGGTGAGTCCGTACTTGCGGGTCAGCACCCCGATCCCGCCGCCCAGGGTCAACCCGCCGATCCCCACCGTCGGACACGAGCCGCCCGGCAGCAGCCGGCCCGCCTGCGCGAGTGCGGCGTACACCTCGATCAGCCGGGCGCCGGCGCCGACGTCCACCGTCCCGTCGTCGTGCACCTCGATCCGCGCCATCGGCCGCAGATCCATCACCAGCCCGTCGTCGGGCACGCTGTATCCGAGGTAGCTGTGCCCTCCGCTGCGCGCGGCGATCGGCACGCCGTGGCCTCGGGCCGCGTCCAGGCAGCTCCGTACATCCGTCGCCGACGTGCAGCGGGCCACCGCCGCCGGGAGTCGACGGTCGTACAACTCGTTGAAGCCGAGCCGCGCCACGTCGTATCCCTGGTCCGCGGGCAGCAGCAGCCGACCGTCGAGGCGCGCCTTCAACGCCGACCAGTCCGGCGGCCCGACCGTGGGCATCCGCGTCCCGGCGTGCGTCCGCGCCCGGGGGGCCGGCCGGCTCACGGCGCCCCGCACCGATCCGTCGGCCGTCGACCCCGTGAGCACCAACGCACCGCCGACCCCCAAAGCGGTCAGGAATCCTCGTCGATCGATCGTCATATACCCACATCTCCCGGCGATCCGTGCGCACCGCGTGCCGGCGACGCATACCCTGAGTTATCGCAAGCTTTACCCCCGAATCGGTCGAAGGCGCGCCGGGCCGCGCTCATCGGTCGATCCGGCGGGGTCCACCCGGCTCAGTCCACTCCGCCGATCACGGCCCTGCCCTCGGCCGCGGCGGCGGCGAAGAACGGACCCAGGTCCTCCAGTTCGTGGTCCTCGCGCTCCCCGTCCCAGCGGGCCGCCCGACCGTCGCGGGACCAGCCTTCCGCGACCAGGCCCTCGGCCACCCGACGGACCTCGTCCGGGCCGAGCACGAAGGCGGGCCCGTAGCAGAACTCGTACTCGTCGACGACGTCGCAGCCGTGCCCGGTCGCCCTGGCCAACCAGGGGTAGGCCGCCTCCCAGTCGGCCGTGTCCTCCTCGGCCCGCGCCCGGCTCTCGGCGACCGCGGCCAGTAGGCGGTAGTCCAACCCGTAGGAGTCCGCGCGCGGGCGAAACTCGCCGGGGAGCGCCGCCGCTTGCTCCGCGTCGGGGCGGTCGGCCGGGTCGATTCGGTCGGGTTCGTCGGCCGGGTCGACGAAGAGCGTCCCGATCAGTTCGGGCCGCTCCCGTACCGCCGCCGGCACCGACGGTTCGACCTTCGCGAGGGTCAACCACATGGACATGGCTCTCGGCTTCCCTTCCTCGTGCGCGGTCGGCCCGGAACGGCCGTCCGATCCACGCGGGGAAGGTATCGGCGGCCACGGACAGGTCACTTCCGCGACCGGGTTTTTCGGGTCGCCGGGCATGCAACCCGCGAGCGGCGGAGCGCGTGTGCGGTGGGAAACCTCGGTTCGGAGGTGTGGATGAACACCGTTGTGTCGCGGTCGCCGGAGAGAGGGAGGGTTTCGGATGGGAACACCCTGGATGGACGCTCGCCAACGGCCCTGCCGGGGCCGGTACCCGGGTTTTCGGCGGCGGCTGCGAATCCTCAAATTCAGCGCAGATCCAACAACCTTGTAACGCGCCGTGGTTAGTGTTCGCGGTTCGAGCCGACACACATCCGGGAAGCGAGGATCCGGGCCCGTGACGTCTTTTTGTACCCGAGGCCGTGACACCGGCGGCCAGGCCTGCTCGACGCCCGACGGCGAGCCGGCGGACCTCGCGGAACCCGCGGACCTCGCGGAACGCGTCTATCGGCAATACTCCACGCCGTTGTTGTCGTTCTGCCTCAAGCTCACCGGCGGGGACCGGCCGTGGGCCGAGGACGTGGTCCAGGAGACCATGGTGCGCGCGTGGCGGCACGCGGGCACGATCGCCGACGACACGTCGAACCTGATGCCGTGGCTGGCGACGGTGGCGCGCCGGATCGTGATGGACGACCGCCGTGCGCGCCGTTCCCGGCCGCAGGAGTGCAGCCCGGAGCCCCTGGAGTACGTTTTGGCCGACGACCAGTGGGAGCCCCTGCTCTGGAAGATGGCCGTCGCCGACGCACTGCCCTCGCTCACCGCCGCGCATCGCGAGATCATCGCCGAGACGGTGTTGAGCGATCGCGATCTCAAGCAGGCCGCCGAACTGCTCGGCATACCGGTCGGAACGGCGAAGTCCCGTACCTACTACGCGATCCGCGCCCTTCGGCAGGCTCTGGAGGAGCGCGGCGGCGGATGAGCACCCGAAATTCCATACAGTGTCGCGCGGACCACGCGACAGCACGGTCGGGTGCTGTCGTGGATGCCCGATGTGGGGAGCAACCCGGCAGATGAGGAACACCGATCCGCTCGACTTCTTCGCGAATCACCGCGAAACGATCCTCCGTTGGGGCGGCATCTCGGCCGCCGCGCTCGTGGTCTTCCTGGTCCTCCGGTTCTTCGCGATGCGAATGGGCGGATGGAAGGCGGCGACGCGGCGATTGTGGCGGGAAATCGCGCTGACGGCCTACGCATTCGGCGGCCCCGTGCGGGCCTGGTTGCGGTATCGGCGCTCGGTACGGGCGCTGGTGCGGGGCCTGGGCGCGGCGGCGACCTGGCGGGACGCGGAACGTGCCCTGGTGGCCGCGAAGTTCGCCGCGGCGCCCGCTCAGCCGTATGCCGCCGTCGTCGGCGAGGACACGGTGACGGTGCTGTTCGCCGCCGCCGGGATGCCGTCGCCTCGCGGCGTCTGGCGGCCGGTCCCCGACGATCCGTGGGCCTGGACGGCCGGCCGGGCGCAGTTGCCGTCGGTCACGCCGGACGCGGAAGGGGTCAGGCCGGTCGTCGTCGCCCTGGGCGAGCGGGACCGGGAGTGCGTGTTCGTCGACCTCGTGGTCGGTCCGGCGATGGTGTGTGTACAGGGGGATCCGCGTTCAGGACCGGCCCTGTTCCAGGCGGTCGCGGCCCAGTTGGACGCCAGGCTGCCGACCGGGCAGGTCGTGGTCGCCGAAGGGGTGCACCGCGACGTGGCCGGACAGCCGGTGCGGGAGGCGTACCGGACCGCCCGCGGCAGACCGCCCCGGCTGGGGCTGCCCACGTTCCTGGTGACTCCGGAGCTGCCGGATCCGCTGCCGCCCGAGCTGGCCGAACCGCCCGGCGGCGAACTCCCGTTGCGGCTGCTGCTCGGCGGGCCCGGACGAGGACACATCCGGACGCTGCTCACCGATCGACACGGTCGGGTCGGCGTGCCCGGCACACCGTTGGTGGTGGTGTGCCATTCCCTCGGCGCGGCGCTGGCCCGGGTGCTGCCGAACATTCCGCCGGTGCTGCCGCCGGTACCGGCGCCGGTGGCCCGCTCCGGAGTGGACCACGCCGCGTGGTTCGCCGAGGAGGAGGCCAGGGCCGAAACTCCCGCCGCCGAGCCGCGGGCGGCGGAGCCGGTGGCCATCATGGAACCGGCCGAATCCATGGCCGCGGCCGTCTCGGCACGATCCTCGACCGCCGAGCCGGCCTCGGCCCGCCCCGCACACGAATCGGCCGGCACGGCCGCATCGCGCGCCGCGGCCCCCGCCACACCCACCGGCTCACCCGCCGTCTCGGCCCGTCGAGAGGCAACTCCCCACCAGGAGCCCGCCGGCACCCCCGGTCGATCCCCCGTCACCGAACCACCCACCGGCCGCGATCCTGCCCCGATCATCGAGCCCACCCACAGACCCGACCCGGCTCCCCCGGCCGGCCGCACCAACGAACCCGACGCACCTCCCCCGGCCGACCCAACGCACAGGCCCGACGCGTCCCGCCCCGTCGAACCGACCCACGGGCCCGACGCGTCCGCCCCCGCCGAACCGACCCACAGGGCCGACACGTCCCGCCCCGCCGAACCAACCCCCGATGAACCCGATTCGGCCACCGGCACCCCCACCGGCCGAACCCCCGATCCCGCCCCGGAACCGTTTCCCCCCGGCTCCGGGGGCTGAGAGGGCCTGTCCCGCGGGATCTCGGTGAGGCCGCGCCGTCAGGTACCGGACGGCGCGGCTCGATCCACCGGGATCCGCCGCACAGGCCCACCGCGGCCCCGCCTCGTCCCCGGACCACCCCCGTCGGGGGCGAGGCGGGGCCCGTTCCCCCTCCCCCACCCCGCGAGAGAGTTGCATGCCCGTGAATCTCGCTCTCACCACCACCGATCCGCAGGGCCGGCGCTCCGACCACCTGCTGGACGTGCCCGATTCGGCGACCGTCGCCGACCTCGGGTCGGTGCTGGGCGCCGCCGATCTGTTCCTGGGTGATCGGCGGCTCAATCCCGACGCGCGCGTGGGCGCGAGCGGCATCCGCCCCGGTGCGGTGATCGGTCTCGGCGGTCCCGCGCCGACCGAGACCGCGACGCGGGCGTGGCGACCGCCCGGGTCCGATCCGGTCCTGGTCACCGTGCGGCACGTCTCGGGCCCCGGCGCGGGCCGGGTCTGGCGGCTCGGCCCCGGCCGGCACGAGGTCGGCACCGATCGTGCGTGCGCGTTGCGCCTGGACGGCGGCGGCGCCCCCGCGCAGGGCACCTGGATCACGGTAGGCGCGGACGGCTCCGTCACGGTCGCCCTCCCGGACGACGCCGACGAGGCCGACTGCGGCCTGCGCAGCCTCACCCCGCCGCCGCCCGTCGATCCGATCACCGGCACCCCGCTGTCCGCCGAGGAGCCGGCCGGCACGCAGGAGGGCGGCCCCGGCGGGCACTCGACGGAGCCCCCGCCGACGGGCCCGGACGGACAACCCGTACAGCCGCCGCCGCCGCCCGTCGGCCAACTGCCGCCGCTCGACGACGGCTCGCTCCCCTGGCCGACCTACGCCGACCTGTCCCTCGGTGAGCACCTGCTGCGCCCCGGCCCGCCTGACGAACCCGAGGCCGCGGTACGCCCGGCCCCGGACGGCCTCGGCATCGAGTACAACCGGCCGCCGCGCATCGCCCCGCACCTGGACGCCGAGTCGATCCGGATGATGGGCCCGCCGACGGATACCAGCAAACGCCCGTTCCCCTTCCTGATGATGATCGCCCCGCTCCTGATGGGCCTGGCGATGATGTTCCTGTTCCGAAGCTTGTTCTTCGTCATCTTCGTGTTCTTCACGCCGCTGATGGCGGTCGGCAACTGGATCTCCGGAAAGCGCACCGGTCGCCGCGACTACCAGGAGGCGAAGCGGGTCTATCGCATCCGCCGATCGGCCCTGGAAACCGAGATGCGCCGCGCGACTGTCGAGGAACGCGGGCTGCGCAACTCGACGTTCCCGGATCCGGCGGCGCTGTTGCTGACCGCGACCGGCCCCGGCTTGGCCCTCTGGCAGCGCCGACGGCGCGACTCCGACCACCTGACGATCCGACTGGGCACCCTCACCCGCGCGTCCCTCAAGAGCATCGACGACCAGGCCCGGGAGAACCACTACCGCAACGTCAACTGGCGGATCGCGGACGTGCCGTTCGGGGTCGAGATGACCGCCTTCGGGGTGGTCGGGATCGGCGCGTCCGGGGAGTTGCCGCGCCGGATCGCGAGTTGGGCGGTGATCCAGACCGCCGTCCTGCACAGCCCACGCGATGTGCGCGTCGTCGTGCTGACCGAGGACGAGCACGCCGAGGCCTGGCAGTGGGTGCGGTGGTTGCCGCACCTGCGTCCCGGCCGACCCGGCGCCGCGGTGGTGGCCCTCGGCACCGATCCGGAGAGCACCGCACACCGGGTCAACGAGTTGATCTCCGACGTGCAGACCCGCCTGGACTCCTCGCAGTCGGCGCTCGGCCCCACCCTGCAGCGCGAACCCGACGTGCTGGTGATCCTGGACGGCGCCCGCCGTCTGCGCGATGTCCCGGGCATGATCGAGGTGTTGACCAACGGCCCGGCCGTGCGGGTGTTCAGCCTGTGCCTGGAGGAGCGCGAACACCTGCTGCCGGAGGAGTGCACGGCGGTGGTGACGGCGAACGGCGGCCGGCTCGACCTGAAGGCGTCACACGTTCCGGAGGTCAAGGGCATCCGGGCCGATCTGGTCGACCCCGCCTGGTGCGAGGAGGTCGCGCGCGCCCTGGCGCCGGTGCTCGACGTCACCGTGGAGAGCGATTCCGGACTGCCGTCCGAGGTCGCGCTGTTGCCGCTGATCGGCCAGGAACCGCCGGACGCCGAGGTGCTGCTGCGGGCCTGGGCGCGCCGCCCGGCGTCCACCACGTTCGTCCTGGGCAGCGGGTACGAGGGTGTGTTGCGCCTGGACCTGGTCCGCGACGGCCCGCACGGCCTGATCGGCGGCACCACCGGCTCGGGCAAGTCGGAACTCCTGCAGACGATGATCGCGTCGCTGGCAGCGGTCAACCGGCCGGACGAACTGACCTTCGTGCTGGTCGACTACAAGGGCGGCAGCGCGTTTCGCGAATGCGCCGAACTCCCGCACACACTCGGCATGATCACCGACCTGGACGGCCACCTGGTCAAACGCGCGCTGGCCTCTCTCGACGCCGAACTCCGCCGCCGCGAGACGGTCCTGAACGAGGTCGAGGCCAAGGACCACACCGAATACCGGATCAAGCGCGCGCGTGATCCGCGACTGCCCCCGCTGCCGCGACTTCTGCTGGTGATCGACGAGTTCGCCACCCTGGTGCGCGAACTGCCGGACTTCGTACCCGGTTTGATCAGCCTCGCCCAGCGCGGCCGCTCGCTCGGTCTGCACCTGCTGCTGGCCACCCAGCGGCCCGGCGGCTCGGTCAGCAACGAGATCAAGGCCAACACCAACCTGCGCATGGCCCTGCGGGTGACCGACCGCTCGGAGAGCCAGGACATCATCGACGGCATCGAGGCCGCCGGCATCTCGGCCAACAACCCGGGACGGGCCCTGGTCCGCCGCGGCGAGGGCCCGCCCACGCCGTTCCAGACCGCGTTCGTCGGCGGGGAACGCCCCGGCGCGGTGCCGAGTTCGATCGCCAAGGCCGCCGCGACCCGGCCGGTACGCGGCATCCGGCTCGGCTGGCAGCGCCTCGGCCGCCCGCTCGACTTCTCCGAAGCCGACGCCGGTGCCGACATCGAGAACGACACGGACACGGGACCCGAGTCGCCCTTCGACCCGCACGAGGATTCGATGTCCGGGCAGTCCGAGGAGCTGCCGACGGACCTGCGCGCCCTGGTGGACGCGCTGCGCGAAGCCGCGGACCGGCTGCCCGACTTCCGGCCGCAGCCCAGCCCCTGGCTGCCGCCGATGGACGACCGCATGCGGCTGGACGAGTTGCCCGCCATTCCGGAGCCGGCGCCCGGCGCGCTGCCGATGGTCCCCTACGCCCTGCTCGACATCCCGCACCTCCAGGCCCGGCGTCTGGCCGCGATCGACTTCGCGTCCTTCGGCCACCTGTACGTCATCGGCGCACCACGTTCCGGCCGCACCCAGGTGCTGCGCACCATCGCGGGCGCGGGGGCGCTCACCATCCCGTGCTCCGATCTGCACATCTACGCGATCGACGCGGCCGGCGGGGGCCTGAGCGTGCTGGAGGCGCTGCCGCACTGCGGCGCGGTCGTCTCGCGCCACGACGCGGAGCGCATGGAGCGGCTGATCAACCGGCTGATCGCCGAACTGACCGTTCGGCAGCGGCTGATCGCCCGGCACGACTGCGCCGACGTCACCGAACTGCGCGGCAAGGTGGGCAAGGATCAACGGCCCGCGCATCTGGTGCTCATGGTGGACGGCTGGGACGCGCTGAGCACCATGCTCGACGACTACGACGGCGGCCGGTTGTACGCCGACGTCGTGCGGCTCCTGCGCGAGGGCCAGGGTGCCGGGATCCATGTGATCGCCACGTCGGAGCGGCTGTTGCTCGGCGGGCGCCTGGCCGCGCACAACGACCATCGGCTGCTGCTGCGCCAGACCGACCCGGGCGACTACACGCTCATCGGGATCCCCCGCAACAGCATCCCGGCGGCGGTGGCGCCGGGGCGGGGTTGGCTCGCGCCGGGGGCGATCGAGGCGCAGATCGCGTTGTTGCCGTCGATCGCCGAGGCGCCGGTCGCGGCGGCCGTCGACGGGGATGACCCGTCGGCGAACGACCAGAGTGATCAGGCCGAGGCGATGCGGGAGTTGGGCCGGCGGGCGACCGTCCGCGACAGCAACGTGCCGGACGTACGGCGCCCGTTCCGGGTCGGCGAGATGCCGACGCTGATCGGGTTCCAGGAGGCGCACGACCGGGTGCCGCAGTCGCTGCGCAAGCCGTTCCACGCGCTGTTGGGTGTGGGCGGCGACGCGGTGGCTCCGCTGACCTACGACTTCGCGGACGGCGGCGGGTCGTTCATGGTCGCCGGGCCGCCGCGCAGCGGGCGCACCACGGCACTGGCCGCGATGTGTGTGTCGCTGCTGATGGGCGGCACCCGGCTGGTCGTTCTCACCCCGCGCGACTCGCAGTTGCGCAAGTTGTCCGCACACGGCTTGGCGCAGGTGCTCACCGACCCCGATCCGGAGCCGGAGGTGCTGGTGGAGGCACTGACCTCGGTGCGCGAGCATCCGGTGGTGGTCGTGGTGGACGACGCCGATCTGATGCTGGCCTGCTCCGCCGACTCGGTATTGCGCCGGATCGCGACGTCGGGCCGGGACCACGGTCAGGGGCTGCTGCTGGCCGGGTTGGCCGAGTCGATGAGTTCGCTGGGTTGGGTCGGCATGGCTCGGCGTTCGCGGCGCGGCCTGTTGCTGGGGCCCAAGACGCTCGGCGAGGCGGATCTGATCGGGGCCCGGCTGTCGGCCGAGCAGGTGCGTACCCCGCTGGGTCCGGGCCGAGGCTGGACCGCGGGCGACGCGGGCGCGGCCATCGCGGTCCAGGTGCCGCTGACGGTGCTGGACGGCTGACCGGCGGCGCGGGGCCGGTCGGCATGTTCCCGTCCACTGCGGACTTCCGGAACGTGCCGACCGGTCCCGGCCGAAGTGGGGCCGGCCGGCGGCTACTTGTGTGCCGCAGCTTCCGCCTTCATCTTCGCGATGGCGGCGTTGATGTCGCCCATCAGCTTCGTGTCGGATTTACCCAGTGAGTCCGCGATCTCGGTGAAGTTCTTGGCATACGCGCTGATGTTGGCCGCCGAGTTCTTCATCTGCGTGCTGAAGGTTTGGTACGCCTCCTGCAGGGCGGGGCTGGCCTTCTCGAACACCAGGCCGTCGTGGAGCAGATTGGCGACCTGGGTCTGGAGGTCGTCGAGCTCATTGGAGATGTCGGTCAGCTTGGTGCCCATCCGCGTGGCGGCGCTGCGGATTTCGTCGTAATCGACCTTGATGTCGGCCATCGAGTCCTCCGAGGGGTTCGATTGTCGGGTGGGGAGGCGCGGGCGGGCGCTACTGGGAGGAGTTGACCTTGTCGGCGATGTCCTTGTCCATGTCCTGGACCGACTGCATGATCTGCCGGAACTGCTGCGCGTAACCCTTGATGCTTTCCGTCGCGGCCTGGAGCGCCGTGCTGAACTTCTCGTACTGCGCCTGGAGCGCGGGGCTGGCCTTGACGAGCACGAGGTTGGTGGTCAGCACGTTGTCGACCTCGGTCTTGGCCTCCTTCATCCGGGGGACGAGCGTGTGCTCGACGCTGTTGTCCAGGAGGTTGGACACCCGGGTGATCTCGGAGTAGGTGAGTTTGATATTGGCGCCCATGGCGGGTCTCCTCGGGAACGAGTCGGGGTGGGTCGTCACGAACAACGGTGCGGCGAGGGTCAGTTGATCTTGCCTCCGGGCGGCGGCTTCTGCACGCCCCCGCCCTTTTCGGTACCGTCCCTGCCGGCGTCCTCGTCGGCGTACTTGGGATCGCGCTTCCACTCGCTCTGGGGTCCGTCGCGAATGTAGTGCTCGGTCGTCTTCCCGGAGTGGCTGATCATGGTGCCACTGCCGTCCTTGTTGATGGTGAAGTCCGACGTACTCTTGGTGCCGTCGCTCAACGTGGTGGTGATCGAGTAGTCGCGGACGTCGATCCGGCCGGGCTTTCCGTTCTTGCCCGCGCCCGGTACGTCGTCGACCCATTCCGGGGGACCCTTGTACGTGGTGGTCGTCTCGTAGGTCTGCCCCTGCGGATTGGTGATCTTCGACGTCTCCTTGACGATGTTGTTGTCCTTGTCCAACTCGACACTCACGTCGATCTTGCCGTGCTCGTCCTCGTAGTGGTGCGAAGTCGGCGGCTTGTCACTGGGCTTGGGGGGCTCGTCGCCGGGCTTGGGGGGCGCGCTGTTCTCACCCTTGGCGATCCAGGCGGCACACCACGCGGGCGCCTCCGGATCGTGGCATGCGTGCCGGATGCTCTCCTCCGGGTGATCGCGGAAGTACTGGGTGGCACCGATCGAGGCCAGGTAGTCGTCCCACTTGGCCTTGTCCGCGAGCCACTTGTCGTGCACGGCCTTGGTGTTGCGCCATTGGTCGATGCCCAGGCCGGTGGTGATCAGTCCCGCCGAGCCGGAGATCCTGGAGTCCTGGTCGAAGAAGAGGTCGGACACCGCCTTGAAGCTGTCGGCGAGCTTGTTCAGCCCCTCCTTGGCCTTGGCGGTACGGGACTTGGAGTGGTGATAGAAGCTGTTGAACGAGGTCGAGAGGCCGGAGGTGCCCAGGGCCGCGCGGCGCTCGGCGGCGCCGGCCTCGCCCAGCTCGCGAAATGCCCCGCCGGAGCCCGAATCAGCCTGCTTGGCGAGTTCTCTGAGCTTGGTGTTGATCTCGTGCAGGTTGGTGTAGTCGATGGCGAAATCCGCCATTCGGACCTCCTGTTCCTCGCCCGACTCGCGTGGTGCGCGCCCGCGCCGCGAACCGCTCCCATTTCTGTACGCGTCGCAACCATCGGGGGTTCAACCGAGATTGTCGCGAGGAAGAATGAACCCGGCGAACCAATGGCGCGTACAAAGGAGCGCCGTGGTTGCACGAATCGAGCGAGAGAGGCGCTTCGATGGCTCGTCCCGGGGACTGGAGTGCGCTCGGCCTCGACAGCGATCCGACGCCCGGCGACGCCGACCGGATCGACCGCGTGATCGCCGCGGAACTGGCGTTCGTCGAACTCGCCAAGACCATCGACAGCGGTCTGACCGAAGTCAAGAACACCTCCAGCGTGATCTTCGTCGGCAAGAC from the Embleya scabrispora genome contains:
- a CDS encoding sigma-70 family RNA polymerase sigma factor — encoded protein: MTSFCTRGRDTGGQACSTPDGEPADLAEPADLAERVYRQYSTPLLSFCLKLTGGDRPWAEDVVQETMVRAWRHAGTIADDTSNLMPWLATVARRIVMDDRRARRSRPQECSPEPLEYVLADDQWEPLLWKMAVADALPSLTAAHREIIAETVLSDRDLKQAAELLGIPVGTAKSRTYYAIRALRQALEERGGG
- a CDS encoding FAD-binding oxidoreductase, which encodes MTIDRRGFLTALGVGGALVLTGSTADGSVRGAVSRPAPRARTHAGTRMPTVGPPDWSALKARLDGRLLLPADQGYDVARLGFNELYDRRLPAAVARCTSATDVRSCLDAARGHGVPIAARSGGHSYLGYSVPDDGLVMDLRPMARIEVHDDGTVDVGAGARLIEVYAALAQAGRLLPGGSCPTVGIGGLTLGGGIGVLTRKYGLTCDRLVEAEVVTADSRVLTVSDCAEPDLYWALRGGGGGNFGVVTRFTFRSEPAPPLTVFSLRFPSGATPSVVGAWQEWIADARPELWSNCVISGGTPPTCRVGGCYVGTPDALNPLLDTLIAAVGTRPGTRSAQAKNYLDAMKYMAGCSTDTIAQCHPTSEGGRLTREAFVAVSRVLTAALDGQAVVGLMAGRVGLDLLLDSMGGAVAELAPDATAFPHRDALATAQIYANTTPAGQAAATEAVDAVRDGLAALGATGAYVNYIDATLPDWGTAYYGGNLRRLKSVAHHYDPTGVFAFPQSVANA
- a CDS encoding serine/arginine repetitive matrix protein 2, which codes for MADFAIDYTNLHEINTKLRELAKQADSGSGGAFRELGEAGAAERRAALGTSGLSTSFNSFYHHSKSRTAKAKEGLNKLADSFKAVSDLFFDQDSRISGSAGLITTGLGIDQWRNTKAVHDKWLADKAKWDDYLASIGATQYFRDHPEESIRHACHDPEAPAWCAAWIAKGENSAPPKPGDEPPKPSDKPPTSHHYEDEHGKIDVSVELDKDNNIVKETSKITNPQGQTYETTTTYKGPPEWVDDVPGAGKNGKPGRIDVRDYSITTTLSDGTKSTSDFTINKDGSGTMISHSGKTTEHYIRDGPQSEWKRDPKYADEDAGRDGTEKGGGVQKPPPGGKIN
- a CDS encoding WXG100 family type VII secretion target — its product is MADIKVDYDEIRSAATRMGTKLTDISNELDDLQTQVANLLHDGLVFEKASPALQEAYQTFSTQMKNSAANISAYAKNFTEIADSLGKSDTKLMGDINAAIAKMKAEAAAHK
- a CDS encoding FtsK/SpoIIIE domain-containing protein, which translates into the protein MPVNLALTTTDPQGRRSDHLLDVPDSATVADLGSVLGAADLFLGDRRLNPDARVGASGIRPGAVIGLGGPAPTETATRAWRPPGSDPVLVTVRHVSGPGAGRVWRLGPGRHEVGTDRACALRLDGGGAPAQGTWITVGADGSVTVALPDDADEADCGLRSLTPPPPVDPITGTPLSAEEPAGTQEGGPGGHSTEPPPTGPDGQPVQPPPPPVGQLPPLDDGSLPWPTYADLSLGEHLLRPGPPDEPEAAVRPAPDGLGIEYNRPPRIAPHLDAESIRMMGPPTDTSKRPFPFLMMIAPLLMGLAMMFLFRSLFFVIFVFFTPLMAVGNWISGKRTGRRDYQEAKRVYRIRRSALETEMRRATVEERGLRNSTFPDPAALLLTATGPGLALWQRRRRDSDHLTIRLGTLTRASLKSIDDQARENHYRNVNWRIADVPFGVEMTAFGVVGIGASGELPRRIASWAVIQTAVLHSPRDVRVVVLTEDEHAEAWQWVRWLPHLRPGRPGAAVVALGTDPESTAHRVNELISDVQTRLDSSQSALGPTLQREPDVLVILDGARRLRDVPGMIEVLTNGPAVRVFSLCLEEREHLLPEECTAVVTANGGRLDLKASHVPEVKGIRADLVDPAWCEEVARALAPVLDVTVESDSGLPSEVALLPLIGQEPPDAEVLLRAWARRPASTTFVLGSGYEGVLRLDLVRDGPHGLIGGTTGSGKSELLQTMIASLAAVNRPDELTFVLVDYKGGSAFRECAELPHTLGMITDLDGHLVKRALASLDAELRRRETVLNEVEAKDHTEYRIKRARDPRLPPLPRLLLVIDEFATLVRELPDFVPGLISLAQRGRSLGLHLLLATQRPGGSVSNEIKANTNLRMALRVTDRSESQDIIDGIEAAGISANNPGRALVRRGEGPPTPFQTAFVGGERPGAVPSSIAKAAATRPVRGIRLGWQRLGRPLDFSEADAGADIENDTDTGPESPFDPHEDSMSGQSEELPTDLRALVDALREAADRLPDFRPQPSPWLPPMDDRMRLDELPAIPEPAPGALPMVPYALLDIPHLQARRLAAIDFASFGHLYVIGAPRSGRTQVLRTIAGAGALTIPCSDLHIYAIDAAGGGLSVLEALPHCGAVVSRHDAERMERLINRLIAELTVRQRLIARHDCADVTELRGKVGKDQRPAHLVLMVDGWDALSTMLDDYDGGRLYADVVRLLREGQGAGIHVIATSERLLLGGRLAAHNDHRLLLRQTDPGDYTLIGIPRNSIPAAVAPGRGWLAPGAIEAQIALLPSIAEAPVAAAVDGDDPSANDQSDQAEAMRELGRRATVRDSNVPDVRRPFRVGEMPTLIGFQEAHDRVPQSLRKPFHALLGVGGDAVAPLTYDFADGGGSFMVAGPPRSGRTTALAAMCVSLLMGGTRLVVLTPRDSQLRKLSAHGLAQVLTDPDPEPEVLVEALTSVREHPVVVVVDDADLMLACSADSVLRRIATSGRDHGQGLLLAGLAESMSSLGWVGMARRSRRGLLLGPKTLGEADLIGARLSAEQVRTPLGPGRGWTAGDAGAAIAVQVPLTVLDG